The following are encoded in a window of Pseudomonas sp. St316 genomic DNA:
- a CDS encoding HPP family protein, protein MFSRWFPAAINTRPTEWSRAAIGMALGTMFSVWLCGQVFGLEVAQHLIGPLGASAVLLFAVSSGALAQPWSIVGGYLCASLVALLVAHVLGRTLGSACLAAGMALVLMCWLRCLHPPAGALAATLVLAAPSIIALDWQVVGAAMLAGSGLLAFALAYNNLTRVRYPKRASEPVAVIPADHSPVDRQAITAEDLKLALAQMEAFFDVTPEDLEQLIHASERNAKRRSITEVLSGRG, encoded by the coding sequence ATGTTCTCTCGCTGGTTTCCCGCCGCTATCAATACCCGTCCCACCGAATGGAGCCGCGCCGCCATCGGCATGGCGCTGGGGACGATGTTCAGCGTCTGGCTATGTGGCCAGGTGTTTGGCCTTGAGGTGGCGCAACACCTGATCGGTCCTCTCGGCGCCTCGGCGGTGCTGTTGTTTGCGGTGTCATCGGGTGCCCTCGCCCAGCCCTGGTCGATTGTTGGCGGCTACCTGTGTGCGTCGCTCGTGGCGCTGCTGGTGGCCCATGTATTGGGCCGCACATTGGGTAGCGCCTGCCTGGCAGCGGGCATGGCGCTGGTGTTGATGTGCTGGCTGCGCTGCCTGCACCCGCCGGCAGGCGCCCTGGCGGCGACGCTGGTGCTGGCCGCCCCGTCTATCATTGCCTTGGACTGGCAGGTCGTCGGTGCGGCCATGCTGGCCGGTTCCGGGCTGCTGGCCTTTGCGCTGGCCTATAACAATCTGACGCGGGTGCGCTATCCGAAGCGAGCCAGCGAACCGGTGGCTGTCATACCGGCTGACCACTCGCCCGTCGATCGGCAGGCGATCACGGCTGAAGACCTGAAACTGGCCTTGGCGCAAATGGAAGCATTCTTTGACGTCACGCCGGAAGACCTTGAGCAATTGATCCACGCCAGCGAGCGTAATGCCAAGCGCCGCAGCATCACGGAGGTTCTCTCTGGTCGCGGTTGA
- a CDS encoding UDP-glucose/GDP-mannose dehydrogenase family protein — MKISVFGSGYVGLVQAAVLAEVGHDVVCMDIDERKVDSLRQGQVSIYEPGLAALVREGLEAGRLHFTCDEQLAVQHGQVLFIAVGTPSRDDGSADLTQVLAVGEAVARYREQPLIVVEKSTVPVGTGDVLRAHIEKCLLKASRLLQFDIVSNPEFLKEGSAVADCRRPDRIVIGCERDEVREIMRDLYAPFNRNHDRVLFMDLRSAELTKYAANGMLATKISFINQIAELAEHLGADIESVRLGIGADSRIGYHFIYPGCGYGGSCFPKDMRALIHTAEQAHCSSDLLQAVEAINGRQKHKLFERINAFYQGDLRGKTFALWGLAFKPNTDDMRDAPSRTLLESLWAAGASVRAFDPEAMQQTQLLYPDEPRLMLMGTPESVLPGADALVICTEWQPFKAPDFDLIQQRLKTPVIFDGRNLFDPERMADKGFTYFPMGRGQSRNLPIAQQTWFPVSRSA, encoded by the coding sequence ATGAAAATCAGTGTATTCGGAAGTGGCTATGTGGGCTTGGTACAAGCCGCCGTGTTGGCCGAAGTGGGCCATGACGTGGTGTGCATGGACATAGACGAGCGCAAGGTCGACAGCCTGCGCCAAGGCCAGGTAAGCATTTACGAGCCGGGCCTGGCCGCGCTGGTGCGTGAAGGCCTGGAGGCTGGCCGTTTGCATTTCACCTGCGACGAACAGCTCGCCGTGCAGCACGGCCAGGTGCTGTTTATCGCGGTGGGCACGCCTTCCCGGGACGATGGCAGCGCAGATTTGACCCAGGTCCTGGCTGTCGGCGAGGCCGTCGCCCGCTACCGCGAGCAACCGCTCATTGTGGTGGAGAAGTCCACCGTGCCGGTGGGCACCGGCGACGTTCTGCGGGCGCACATCGAAAAATGCCTGCTCAAGGCCAGTCGCCTGCTGCAGTTCGATATTGTCTCCAACCCCGAATTTCTCAAGGAAGGCTCGGCGGTCGCCGATTGCCGTCGTCCGGATCGCATCGTGATCGGCTGCGAGCGCGATGAAGTGCGCGAAATCATGCGCGACCTTTACGCCCCGTTCAACCGCAACCACGACCGGGTCCTGTTCATGGACCTGCGCAGCGCCGAGCTGACCAAATACGCCGCCAACGGCATGCTGGCGACCAAGATCAGTTTTATCAACCAGATCGCCGAACTGGCCGAGCACCTGGGGGCCGACATCGAGTCCGTGCGCCTGGGCATCGGCGCTGACTCGCGCATTGGCTATCACTTCATTTACCCGGGTTGCGGCTACGGCGGCTCGTGCTTTCCCAAGGACATGCGTGCCTTGATCCACACGGCCGAGCAGGCTCATTGCTCCAGCGACCTGCTGCAAGCAGTCGAAGCCATCAACGGGCGGCAGAAACACAAGCTGTTCGAGCGAATCAATGCGTTCTACCAGGGCGACCTGCGCGGCAAGACCTTCGCCCTGTGGGGCCTGGCCTTCAAGCCCAACACCGACGACATGCGCGACGCACCGAGCCGTACCTTGCTGGAATCGCTTTGGGCCGCGGGCGCCAGCGTCCGCGCGTTCGACCCGGAGGCGATGCAGCAGACGCAATTGCTCTACCCCGACGAGCCCCGACTCATGCTGATGGGCACACCGGAATCGGTGTTGCCGGGGGCCGACGCGCTGGTCATCTGCACCGAATGGCAGCCCTTCAAGGCGCCGGACTTCGACCTGATCCAGCAACGGCTCAAGACTCCGGTGATTTTTGACGGTCGTAACCTGTTCGATCCGGAGCGCATGGCCGACAAGGGTTTCACCTATTTCCCGATGGGCCGCGGGCAGTCGCGCAACCTGCCCATTGCCCAGCAAACGTGGTTCCCTGTTTCGAGAAGCGCATGA
- a CDS encoding metal-dependent hydrolase, which yields MKNNCEPFWNDTPIRTYLFDAFSVLLPAGEQFVISVVESSALQLPPTSTLADQSRNFVAEERAHQRAHRLYNQQLEKQGFEVKKYEREIEKDLDALRAKLSLHAQLSLAAAFEHVTAVTSRIALRRGGLLSTRASPQTRLWRWHCAEEVAHQHVTADLLQALGVPYWQRIFYFLAASALMTFDVLRHLHGFARGDIARGRVSARQLRRAMGRLLLRDGANLVLLASGWAAYFLPLKTNIAPGCK from the coding sequence ATGAAAAACAACTGCGAGCCCTTCTGGAACGACACACCGATCAGGACCTACCTGTTCGATGCCTTTTCGGTGCTGCTCCCTGCCGGCGAACAATTTGTGATTTCGGTGGTGGAGTCATCCGCTTTGCAGTTGCCGCCAACCTCGACACTGGCTGACCAGTCACGCAACTTCGTGGCCGAGGAACGCGCCCACCAGCGAGCCCATCGCCTCTACAACCAACAACTGGAAAAGCAGGGTTTTGAAGTCAAGAAATACGAACGCGAGATCGAAAAGGACCTCGATGCCCTGCGTGCCAAACTGTCACTCCATGCCCAGCTATCCCTGGCCGCGGCGTTCGAGCATGTGACGGCCGTCACCTCGCGGATTGCCTTGCGCCGTGGTGGATTGCTTTCTACCCGCGCCTCGCCGCAAACACGCCTGTGGCGCTGGCACTGCGCCGAAGAAGTGGCTCATCAGCACGTCACCGCCGATCTGCTCCAGGCGCTGGGTGTCCCCTATTGGCAGCGGATTTTCTATTTTTTGGCCGCATCGGCGCTGATGACCTTCGATGTCCTGCGGCATCTGCATGGTTTTGCTCGCGGGGACATTGCCCGCGGCCGCGTCAGCGCCAGGCAGCTGCGACGGGCCATGGGGCGCCTGCTGCTGCGCGATGGCGCGAACCTGGTGCTGCTGGCAAGCGGATGGGCCGCCTACTTTCTTCCACTGAAAACGAATATAGCGCCGGGCTGTAAGTGA
- a CDS encoding fatty acid desaturase, translated as MNTSQAVAAAREGTLPSSDSNLPSYLFMVLCVLNTAAIAWLATHEAFVWLAVAPLIVLQAILMIGVQEIKHQGVHRQFLVGTRLNDAVGVFAAGIFAANFVGYRYFHLEHHRKTCQTDDPEGLMYEQTWPTRWISLLGAAEQLWVAISTNRISRRYLPPNAAWRWRWNNALIVVLAGALAFGLYEVPRLVVCVYLLPYCLFAWMDFWLTQAEHYGVRIAAQGPRRPPCEITTDVRLPKALSWLILHRSLHRTHHHAPVTRWFHAYAQSRVLAQDKPGGTTELPTFVATWMRLGPRLWK; from the coding sequence GTGAACACCTCCCAGGCTGTAGCCGCTGCGCGTGAAGGAACCTTGCCTTCATCGGACAGCAACCTTCCCAGCTACCTGTTCATGGTGCTGTGCGTCCTGAATACCGCCGCGATTGCCTGGCTGGCGACGCACGAGGCATTCGTATGGCTGGCTGTCGCCCCCCTGATCGTGCTCCAGGCGATCCTGATGATCGGCGTCCAGGAGATCAAGCATCAAGGCGTGCATCGCCAGTTCCTCGTGGGCACACGCCTCAATGACGCAGTGGGCGTGTTCGCGGCGGGCATTTTTGCGGCCAACTTCGTGGGCTACCGCTACTTCCATCTCGAACACCACCGCAAGACCTGCCAGACCGATGATCCCGAAGGCTTGATGTACGAACAGACCTGGCCGACCCGCTGGATCAGCCTGCTGGGCGCCGCAGAGCAACTCTGGGTGGCGATCTCCACCAACAGGATCTCCCGCCGCTACCTGCCGCCGAACGCAGCCTGGCGCTGGCGCTGGAACAACGCCCTGATCGTCGTTTTGGCGGGGGCGCTGGCGTTCGGTCTCTATGAGGTGCCTCGCCTGGTCGTCTGCGTCTATCTACTCCCTTATTGCCTGTTTGCCTGGATGGATTTCTGGCTGACGCAGGCCGAGCACTATGGTGTACGGATCGCGGCCCAAGGCCCGCGCCGCCCGCCCTGTGAAATCACCACGGACGTGCGCCTGCCAAAGGCCCTCTCCTGGCTGATCCTGCATCGTTCACTGCATCGCACCCACCATCATGCGCCGGTAACCCGCTGGTTCCACGCGTACGCACAATCGAGGGTGCTCGCCCAAGACAAGCCCGGTGGAACGACAGAGCTGCCCACGTTCGTTGCGACATGGATGCGACTCGGTCCCCGACTCTGGAAATAA
- a CDS encoding LysR family transcriptional regulator, producing MNIKFLETFVWVARLKSFRLTAEKLFTTQASISSRIAALEDEMGVRLFVRDSKGVSLTSEGQRVLEYAERIMDTMQSMKAVIKDPRQVRGRIRIGAMDTVIHTWLSPLVTRLMECYPALEIELSADTASNLCSQLEKGYQDIIFQTDILRLDSVRNALLTRYPMHWVVRTGSAYDRTYASLEDLSQERIVTFSRNSRPHQDILNLLHSANIVSPRINCVNSASAITRLVRDGFGIGAMPAALVVGELAHGTLTLVDGVPLPSVMDIVASWRTGAGMERVEDIVSLTREVVSEFVAQLPAGYRLDMN from the coding sequence GTGAACATCAAGTTTCTCGAAACCTTCGTCTGGGTCGCCCGCCTGAAGAGCTTTCGCCTCACCGCGGAAAAGCTGTTCACCACCCAGGCGTCCATTTCCAGTCGGATCGCCGCCCTGGAGGACGAAATGGGCGTGCGCCTGTTCGTGCGCGATTCCAAAGGTGTGTCGCTGACCTCCGAAGGCCAGCGCGTGCTGGAGTACGCCGAGCGCATCATGGATACCATGCAAAGCATGAAAGCCGTGATCAAGGATCCGCGCCAGGTGCGCGGCCGGATCCGCATCGGTGCGATGGATACGGTGATCCACACCTGGCTCAGCCCCTTGGTGACACGCCTGATGGAATGTTACCCGGCCCTGGAAATCGAATTGTCGGCCGACACCGCGAGCAACCTGTGCTCGCAACTGGAAAAAGGCTACCAGGACATCATTTTCCAGACCGACATCCTGCGCCTGGACAGCGTGCGCAATGCACTGCTGACCCGTTACCCGATGCACTGGGTGGTGCGCACCGGCTCTGCCTATGACCGCACCTATGCGTCGCTGGAGGACTTGTCCCAGGAACGCATCGTGACATTCTCGCGCAACTCACGCCCCCACCAGGACATTCTCAACCTGCTGCATTCGGCCAACATCGTCTCGCCACGCATCAACTGCGTGAACTCGGCCTCGGCGATTACCCGCCTGGTTCGCGACGGCTTTGGCATTGGCGCCATGCCCGCGGCGCTGGTCGTCGGCGAACTGGCCCACGGCACATTGACGTTGGTGGACGGTGTGCCGCTGCCATCGGTCATGGACATCGTGGCCAGTTGGCGGACCGGCGCGGGAATGGAACGGGTGGAAGATATCGTCAGCCTGACCCGCGAAGTGGTCAGCGAATTTGTCGCACAATTACCGGCCGGGTACCGACTCGATATGAACTGA
- a CDS encoding putative hydro-lyase has translation MMSFEQLQQCTPLALRQNIAAGQYQGHTSGLGQGRVQANIVILPGDWANEFLRYCTLNRQACPVLDVTEPGDPFFRNLGAAIDIRHEVPQYRVYRHGELSEAPLDIEHLWQDDLVAFALGCSFSFEQPLLEAGIRLRHIELGLNVAMFQTNIDTRPTARLSGKMVVTMRPMKAAAAIQAIQITGRMPNVHGAPVHIGDPSLIGIRSLDAPDYGDAVPVEADEIPVFWACGVTPQSVVQASRPPLCITHAPGCMLVTDLCNSDL, from the coding sequence ATGATGTCCTTCGAACAACTGCAGCAATGCACACCCCTGGCCCTGCGCCAAAACATCGCCGCCGGCCAATACCAGGGCCATACCAGTGGCCTGGGCCAGGGCCGCGTGCAAGCCAATATCGTGATTCTGCCCGGCGACTGGGCCAATGAATTCCTGCGCTACTGCACACTCAATCGCCAGGCCTGCCCGGTGCTTGATGTGACCGAGCCAGGTGATCCGTTCTTCCGCAACCTGGGCGCCGCCATCGATATCCGCCACGAGGTGCCTCAGTACCGCGTCTACCGCCACGGCGAGTTGAGTGAAGCGCCGCTGGACATCGAACACCTGTGGCAGGACGACCTGGTGGCCTTCGCTCTCGGCTGCTCGTTCTCGTTCGAACAACCCCTGCTGGAGGCCGGCATCCGTTTGCGGCACATCGAGTTGGGGCTCAATGTCGCGATGTTCCAGACCAACATCGACACACGCCCCACCGCTCGCCTGTCTGGCAAAATGGTGGTGACCATGCGGCCGATGAAAGCCGCCGCGGCGATCCAGGCGATCCAGATTACCGGGCGCATGCCCAACGTTCACGGCGCCCCGGTGCACATCGGCGATCCGTCACTGATCGGCATCCGATCCCTGGACGCGCCGGATTACGGCGATGCCGTGCCGGTGGAAGCGGACGAGATTCCGGTATTCTGGGCCTGCGGCGTGACACCCCAATCGGTGGTCCAGGCCTCGCGTCCACCGCTATGCATCACCCACGCCCCGGGCTGCATGCTGGTGACGGACTTGTGCAACAGTGATTTGTAA
- a CDS encoding LysR family transcriptional regulator — MNLKFLETFVWVARLQSFSLTAEKMFSTQAAISSRIASLEEELGLRLFVRDSRGVSLTPEGLKVLDYAEQMLEVQRALKQSLDTTSPQQGLVRIGVMDTVIHTWLSPLMSMLMQAFPAVEIEITADAARNLCDQLQKGYLDIVFQTDLVRHESVRNLELGHYPMHWIAASQSIYARPYASLLEMAGERIITFVKHSRPHQDVLNLLYAHGVTAPRVSCVNSVSAMTRLIRDGFGIGALPAALVAKPLASGELIQLEPGTALPQLDVVASWRAGVGLELIENIVQMSRQVVSQYAVDVGPQRIVAAPGLNSQPALE; from the coding sequence ATGAACCTCAAATTCCTCGAAACCTTTGTCTGGGTCGCCCGGCTACAGAGCTTCAGCCTCACCGCCGAGAAGATGTTCAGCACCCAGGCAGCGATCTCCAGTCGGATCGCTTCGTTGGAAGAGGAATTGGGCCTGCGCCTGTTCGTGCGCGATTCACGCGGGGTTTCGCTGACACCCGAAGGCCTCAAGGTGCTCGACTACGCCGAACAGATGCTCGAAGTGCAGCGGGCGTTGAAGCAGTCACTGGACACCACCAGCCCGCAGCAAGGTTTGGTGCGCATCGGCGTGATGGATACGGTGATCCACACCTGGCTCAGCCCGTTGATGTCGATGCTGATGCAAGCCTTCCCCGCCGTGGAAATCGAAATCACCGCCGATGCCGCGCGCAATCTCTGTGACCAACTGCAAAAAGGCTACCTGGACATCGTGTTCCAGACCGATCTGGTCCGCCACGAAAGCGTGCGCAACCTGGAGTTGGGTCACTACCCCATGCACTGGATCGCCGCCAGCCAGTCGATCTATGCTCGCCCCTATGCGTCGCTGCTGGAGATGGCCGGCGAGCGCATCATCACCTTCGTCAAGCATTCGCGACCGCACCAGGATGTGCTCAACCTGTTGTACGCCCATGGGGTAACGGCGCCGAGGGTCAGTTGCGTCAACTCGGTGTCGGCCATGACCCGATTGATTCGCGACGGATTCGGCATTGGCGCCCTGCCCGCCGCGCTGGTGGCCAAGCCCCTGGCCAGCGGCGAATTGATCCAGCTCGAACCCGGCACCGCCCTGCCCCAGCTCGACGTCGTCGCCTCGTGGCGCGCGGGTGTCGGCCTGGAACTGATCGAGAACATCGTCCAGATGAGTCGCCAGGTGGTCAGCCAATACGCCGTTGATGTCGGGCCGCAACGCATTGTGGCGGCTCCCGGGCTGAACAGCCAACCAGCTCTTGAATAA